A section of the Saccharopolyspora gregorii genome encodes:
- a CDS encoding ferredoxin yields MEIGVRPELCEANGVCAGLAPEVFELDEDERLHVHRPVPAERVERVTKAVQLCPKGALYFVEGPDELGS; encoded by the coding sequence ATGGAGATCGGCGTGCGACCGGAGCTGTGCGAGGCTAACGGGGTCTGCGCCGGGCTCGCTCCGGAGGTCTTCGAGCTGGACGAGGACGAGCGGCTACACGTCCACCGCCCCGTCCCCGCCGAACGGGTAGAACGTGTTACCAAAGCGGTGCAGCTGTGCCCCAAAGGGGCGTTGTACTTCGTTGAGGGGCCGGATGAACTCGGGTCTTGA